GGCCCGGCCGACCAGCTCCTCGTTGATGAAGGGGCCGTACCCCTCAGCGGTGTCGATATGGGTGACCCCGAGATCCAGAGCGCGGTGGATCGTGCGGATCGACTCGTCGTCGAACTGGCCGGCGCCGGTGTAGAACGCCGACATTCCCATGGCTCCGAGACCGATGCGCGAGACCTTGAGGCTGCCGAGCGAAATGGTTTTCATGGCGCGGACTTCCCTTCCCATTAGTTCAGTACCGGTCGGTGCAGAACAGTAGCACATCAAGACCGACCGGTACCGAATCGTGTTCGCCACCTTGTGGGGATGAAACTGCTGGTCAGCGGGGATCTGTACCGAGTGGTACGCTTGTGGCATGGGTGACTCCCGTAAGGCCGTCATGGGTCGGCCTCGAGGCTTCGACATCGACCAGGCGCTGGAACGCGCGATGCGGGTGTTCTGGGCGCGAGGTTACGAAGGTGCAAGCCTCGCTGAACTGACCGGCGCCATGGGGATCACCAAGACGAGCATGTACGCGGCCTTCGGCAACAAGGAGCAGTTGTTCCGCAAGGCCCTCCAGCGCTACGGCGCGGGGCCGGCCGCCTACGCCACGCGCGCCCTGGAGGAGCCCACCGCACGGGCTGTGGCCTTGGCGTTCCTCCGCGGAGCGGTCTGCACCACAACTCCTCCCGATGGCCCCTCCGGGTGCCTGACCGTGCAGGGTGCGCTGGCGTCGAGCGACGAGAGCCGGGCCGTCCACGACCTGCTTGTCGACTGGCGCAACGACGCGGGGGTCCGCCTCGAGGAGCGCTTCCGGCGCGCCGTCAACGAAGGTGATCTTCCGGGCAACGCCGACCCTCGGCGTCTTGCCCGGTTCATCATGACGATGGGTTTCGGCATCGCGGTGCAGGCCGCCAACGGCCTCGGTCCTGCCGAGCTCGATGAAATCGTCGACACGGCGCTGCTCGGCTGGCCCGCGTAGCGACTGCGCCCCTTCGCTCGCCCCGGTGAGACATCTCCTCACATGAGGGCCGTGACAGTGCGGGAAAACTTCGGTACCGTCCGGTACGGAAGTTTCGGGCAGTGGTTCCTCCCCCTGCCGACGATCACCGCGACGAAACCGTCAAGGGCCGTCGCGAAACACCGAGCATGACCTCCGCTCCGGGGGCCGAAGAAGGGGATCATGTCCGACACCGACCTGCGCGAGTTCTACCTGCGCTACATCGGGGCGCTCAACGCACACGAGATCTCCCGCATGGACGAGTTCATCCACGACGAGACCACCCTGAACGGCGAGCCGGGCACTCGGGACCAGGTCATCGCTGTGCTGAACGGCGACATCGACGCGGTCCCGGACTTCCACTGGGAGCCCCGGGAGATCGCGGTCGATGGTGATCGCCTGGCCGCCCGTCTGACCAACACGGGCACGCCCGCCAAGGAGTGGCTCGGCGTGGCTCCCACCGGCGCCTCGTTCGAGATCGTCGAGTACGCCATCTACCAGGTTCGTGACGGGCGGTTCGTGCACATGACGGCCCTGCACGACGCCGAAACCCTGAGGCGGCAGCTCGGTGCCTGACCCCCGTAAGCCGATCGGCGTCGGCATCGTCGGCCTGAGCGCCACGGGAGGCTGGGCGGCCGGGGCTCACCTGCCCGCGCTGAGCGCCGTCGACGGTATCGAGCTTCGCGCGCTGGCGGCGAGCTCCGAAGCCTCGGCCCAGGCCGCAGGAGCGGCGTATGGCGTACCCGCGTACACGTCGGTCGAGCAGCTCGCCGGCGACGAGAACGTCGACCTCGTTGTTGTCGCCGTCAGAGTGCCTCAGCATCGCGAACTAGTGTTGCCCGTGCTGAAGGCGGGAGTGCCGGTGCTCTCCGAGTGGCCGCTCGCCGTCGACCTGCGCGAGGCCGAGGAGATGGAGCGTGCCGCCGGGACGACGCGTACCTTCGTCGGTCTTCAGGGACGCTCCTCGCCTACCTTCCGCTGGCTGGCCGACCTCGTGTCCGAAGGATTCGTGGGGGAAGTGCTCTCCGCCACCGTCGTGGCGTCTTCGACCGAATGGGGCACTCCGGTGTCTCAGAACATGGTCTACACGGTCGACCGCAAGCTCGGGGCCACGATGCTGACCATCGCGTTCGGACACGCGATCGACCTGGTGTCGATGGTCGTCGGCGAGCTTCAGGAAGTGGTTGCTACGACCGCGACCCGGCGCCGCCACGTTCCCCTCGGGCGCACCGGGCAAGTCGTTCCGATGACCGCCGAGGACCAGATCGCGATCTCGGGCACCGTGGCGGGCGGGGCGATCCTGTCCGTCCACCACCGTGGAGGCGCGGCATCGGGTGCAGGGTTCTCTCTGATCATCGACGGCACGGAGGGGAGACTCGAGATTACCGCCGCCGAGTTCCCGCACATCGGTCCGGTCACGGTGTGTGGCACACGCAGCGGCGGTCGGCCTACGAAGGTCACGCTGCCCAGCGGCTACGACGTCTATCCCGGCCTGGCCGGAACAGTGATCCACACGCTGGTGCACGCCTACGCCGCGATTCGGGACGACCTCATCCACGGAACGGCTGTCGCCCCGGACTTCACCCACGCCGTCAAGCGCCACCGACTCCTTGACGCGATCGTACGTTCCGCCGCCACAGGCCAACGAAAAGCCCTCCATCCTTAGGCTCGCAGCCAGTCGATTTCGACACTGTCCGACATCACTTCGCCACATCGGCCCCTGCCATGTGCGCCGGCATACTCGGCCGCACGCTGACCGATCGAGAGCGGACACGAGCGAGCGTGGCGTTCGGCGCAGCAGAACCCGACAACGGCCCTGGCGACAGGTCAGACGATCTTCACCATGGACATGGGGCTGTTCATGGTGTGGCTGCGGTGGGCGCCGGGCAACGGTGGCCAGCGCCAGGCCGTCGTCCCGGGGCCGGGAGGACAGCCGGTCCGCGGGGATGCGCGAATCAACAAGGTGCTGACCGCGGTACGGATGTTCCTGCTTCACGCGGTGGTCAACAAGGCCGCGCCAGCCTGGGTCCTTGAGCAGCTCTACGAGCTGGGGGATGACCGTGACCTGCCGGTGGAGGCACGGGGCGAGAGCGGTGGGATGCAGTATCGGCTGCGGGCCCGTCACCGGCTGCAGGAGCCGGAGACGGAAGTGGACCGGGCCAGTGACGAGGAAGTCGTGGCGATGCTGCGGGCCTGTCGGTCAGCCCGGGACAGGTTGATCGTGCTGCTGCTGTCGCGGGTGGGGTTGCGTCCGGGGCAGGTCGCGGGGCTGCACCGCTGTGATGTCCACCTGCTGATGGATTCGCGCTCGCTGGGGTGCGGTGTCGAGGGGGCCCATCTGCACGTGATCCGGCGGCAGAACGTGAATGGCGCCTGGTCGAAGTCGAGGAAGTCGTGGGTGATGCCGGTGGACT
The sequence above is a segment of the Streptomyces asoensis genome. Coding sequences within it:
- a CDS encoding TetR/AcrR family transcriptional regulator; the protein is MGDSRKAVMGRPRGFDIDQALERAMRVFWARGYEGASLAELTGAMGITKTSMYAAFGNKEQLFRKALQRYGAGPAAYATRALEEPTARAVALAFLRGAVCTTTPPDGPSGCLTVQGALASSDESRAVHDLLVDWRNDAGVRLEERFRRAVNEGDLPGNADPRRLARFIMTMGFGIAVQAANGLGPAELDEIVDTALLGWPA
- a CDS encoding ester cyclase; translation: MSDTDLREFYLRYIGALNAHEISRMDEFIHDETTLNGEPGTRDQVIAVLNGDIDAVPDFHWEPREIAVDGDRLAARLTNTGTPAKEWLGVAPTGASFEIVEYAIYQVRDGRFVHMTALHDAETLRRQLGA
- a CDS encoding Gfo/Idh/MocA family protein yields the protein MPDPRKPIGVGIVGLSATGGWAAGAHLPALSAVDGIELRALAASSEASAQAAGAAYGVPAYTSVEQLAGDENVDLVVVAVRVPQHRELVLPVLKAGVPVLSEWPLAVDLREAEEMERAAGTTRTFVGLQGRSSPTFRWLADLVSEGFVGEVLSATVVASSTEWGTPVSQNMVYTVDRKLGATMLTIAFGHAIDLVSMVVGELQEVVATTATRRRHVPLGRTGQVVPMTAEDQIAISGTVAGGAILSVHHRGGAASGAGFSLIIDGTEGRLEITAAEFPHIGPVTVCGTRSGGRPTKVTLPSGYDVYPGLAGTVIHTLVHAYAAIRDDLIHGTAVAPDFTHAVKRHRLLDAIVRSAATGQRKALHP
- a CDS encoding tyrosine-type recombinase/integrase, which translates into the protein MDMGLFMVWLRWAPGNGGQRQAVVPGPGGQPVRGDARINKVLTAVRMFLLHAVVNKAAPAWVLEQLYELGDDRDLPVEARGESGGMQYRLRARHRLQEPETEVDRASDEEVVAMLRACRSARDRLIVLLLSRVGLRPGQVAGLHRCDVHLLMDSRSLGCGVEGAHLHVIRRQNVNGAWSKSRKSWVMPVDFLVVQAADQYAVERYEILGEGGSDFLLVNLFRPPFGSPVTTGAIGELCESLSGRAGLGRRVGPRMCRHAMAGNVVDAGGTLDEVQALLGQKNPASPRPYLHPDRARLRAAVDRVASPRLTEGETR